One genomic segment of Ipomoea triloba cultivar NCNSP0323 chromosome 9, ASM357664v1 includes these proteins:
- the LOC116029630 gene encoding uncharacterized protein LOC116029630 — protein sequence MDLKLAGEKRLLQLNELEEFRLDAYENAQIYKEKTKKWHDKHILKREFVSGDKVLLFNSRLIVSGDKVLLFNSRLKLFPGKLRSRWSGPYEVVHAYPSGAVVIRGKNGDFTANGQRLKHYHDDTKIEAKVAISLCSPTYT from the coding sequence ATGGATTTAAAACTTGCGGGTGAAAAGAGGCTCCTTCAACTAAATGAGTTAGAGGAATTCAGACTTGATGCTTATGAGAATGCCCAAATTTACAAGGAAAAGACTAAGAAATGGCATGACAAGCACATTCTCAAGAGGGAGTTTGTTTCTGGTGATAAAGTCCTTTTGTTCAACTCAAGGTTGATTGTTTCTGGTGATAAAGTCCTTTTGTTCAACTCAAGGTTGAAATTATTCCCAGGGAAGTTAAGGTCTAGATGGTCGGGACCTTATGAAGTTGTTCATGCATATCCATCTGGAGCTGTGGTGATTCGAGGAAAAAATGGAGATTTCACCGCAAATGGCCAAAGATTGAAACATTACCATGATGACACTAAGATTGAGGCTAAAGTGGCAATTAGCCTTTGTTCCCCAACCTACACCTGA
- the LOC116029631 gene encoding uncharacterized protein LOC116029631, which yields MASMVQKIAQITLNNHNASYASSTSIPPRQIMMCDLCGGEHNLGECLNDDMGSQSTLEHVDLVGYGRQQQSYQPQGAYNPNASRNHPGFSWSNPMGAANPQSFGNKGPPPGFQGQQNYRGGQQQQSRQNLGFQNPNAQPRQPLENPPPPNWEAMLDMMVKSQMKSEERFRQVSEKLDQLSAHHKMLENQIANQASTSSTKVTGKLPACPENPREHMNAIITRSGKQLEGPQLPTNDQILEPEVENGKLKEDVVVQSKGNDSCLFKSKEDEIQKLEPLLRQIPPLPFPQKFKKAKVEERRARFLSLIKQLDISIPLLDAITEIPSYARFLKEILSNKRRFX from the coding sequence ATGGCATCCATGGTTCAAAAGATAGCTCAAATCACCCTCAACAATCATAATGCGAGCTATGCTTCTTCTACTTCTATTCCTCCAAGGCAAATTATGATGTGTGACTTATGTGGGGGAGAGCACAATTTGGGAGAGTGCTTAAATGATGATATGGGGTCTCAATCTACTTTGGAGCATGTTGATTTGGTAGGATATGGTAGGCAACAACAATCATACCAACCGCAAGGAGCCTACAATCCTAATGCATCAAGGAACCACCCCGGTTTTTCTTGGAGTAATCCGATGGGGGCTGCAAATCCCCAAAGTTTTGGCAATAAAGGACCACCACCGGGATTCCAAGGGCAGCAAAATTATAGAGGTGGTCAACAACAACAATCTAGGCAAAATTTAGGATTTCAAAATCCTAATGCGCAACCGAGGCAACCATTAGAGAACCCTCCTCCACCAAATTGGGAAGCCATGCTAGATATGATGGTTAAATCTCAAATGAAAAGCGAAGAGAGGTTTAGGCAAGTTTCGGAGAAGTTGGACCAATTGAGTGCTCATCATAAAATgctagaaaatcaaattgccaATCAAGCCTCAACCTCTAGCACTAAAGTAACCGGGAAGTTGCCCGCTTGTCCCGAAAATCCTAGAGAGCACATGAATGCCATTATCACTAGAAGTGGAAAGCAACTTGAAGGTCCACAATTGCCTACCAATGATCAAATTTTGGAGCCGGAAGTTGAAAATGGAAAGTTAAAGGAGGATGTTGTTGTGCAAAGCAAAGGAAATGATTCTTGCCTATTCAAATCCaaagaagatgaaatccaaAAGCTTGAACCTTTGTTGAGACAAATTCCACCACTCCCGTTCCCACAAAAATTCAAGAAAGCTAAGGTGGAAGAAAGAAGGGCAAGGTTCTTGAGCTTGATCAAGCAATTGGACATTTCTATTCCTTTGCTTGATGCCATCACCGAAATCCCCTCTTATGCAAGATTTTTGAAGGAGATTCTATCCAACAAGAGGAGATTTGNttga